One part of the Candidatus Eisenbacteria bacterium genome encodes these proteins:
- the lgt gene encoding prolipoprotein diacylglyceryl transferase, translating into MFPDLPPLGPLHLHSYGIMLALAFWLGSGLLWRVSARRGWDENNVATFCLVVLVVSVAGARVFFVATHWGEYAADPWGALRIWEGGLTLYGGILAAIPAAILYCRRARLPVWEVGDAVAPALAVGTAVGRAGCFLNGCCFGVPTTLPWGVHFPVHSYAALQFPGYPVHPSQVYAVLGELAVIGALFAARPLLRRPGQLWWLFVMLDAVARYLVDVTRYYEPSAFLGHGLTVSQAISVGLFVLGLAMFAWLGRGPARVTGAADARR; encoded by the coding sequence ATGTTCCCCGATCTTCCCCCCCTGGGCCCCCTGCACCTGCACAGCTACGGCATCATGCTCGCCCTGGCCTTCTGGCTGGGCTCGGGCCTGCTGTGGCGCGTGTCGGCCCGGCGCGGCTGGGACGAGAACAACGTGGCCACCTTCTGCCTGGTGGTGCTGGTGGTGTCCGTGGCCGGCGCGCGCGTGTTCTTCGTCGCCACGCACTGGGGCGAGTACGCCGCCGACCCGTGGGGCGCGCTGCGCATCTGGGAAGGCGGGCTGACGCTCTACGGCGGCATCCTGGCCGCCATCCCCGCGGCGATCCTCTACTGCCGCCGGGCGCGGCTCCCGGTGTGGGAGGTGGGCGACGCGGTGGCCCCCGCGCTGGCCGTGGGAACGGCCGTGGGGCGCGCGGGCTGCTTCCTCAACGGGTGCTGCTTCGGCGTGCCCACCACGCTGCCGTGGGGCGTTCACTTCCCGGTGCACTCGTACGCGGCGTTGCAGTTCCCGGGCTACCCGGTGCATCCCTCCCAGGTGTACGCGGTGCTGGGGGAGCTGGCGGTGATCGGCGCGCTGTTCGCGGCCCGGCCGCTGCTGCGCCGGCCGGGGCAGTTGTGGTGGCTGTTCGTGATGCTGGACGCGGTGGCGCGCTACCTGGTGGACGTCACGCGCTACTACGAGCCGTCGGCGTTCCTGGGCCACGGGCTGACCGTGAGCCAGGCCATCAGCGTGGGTCTGTTCGTGCTGGGGCTGGCCATGTTCGCGTGGCTGGGCCGCGGGCCCGCGCGCGTGACGGGGGCCGCCGATGCCCGCCGTTGA